The window AAACAAGGATTTTACATTGACTGGGGTGGAAGTATTTGAATCTCCATTCCATGCCATTTCTGCAAGTATTTGATATGCTTTTTCACTGCCATGGTTGGAATCGAAGAACAAATGCTCTTTGGGATTCTTACATAATTCATACTCTTTTACATCACCCTTCCCTCCGCAGCTTTGTATTCCTCTATATATCCCACTTCCGCAGCATGCACTCTTCACTTCTTTCAAACCTGCTTAAAGTTAATTGAATAGTTATAAAGGTAAACCAACATTCATCAGGATTTTCTTAAATTCACTTACCATGTTTTGCTGGGTTGGTTGTTATTTCTTCAAACACTTTATAGGAATCAACATAGGAGTATCTGAATCCTTGGAGTTCTGTAGTGAGCTTTTGCAATGCTTTATAAAGTTGTTTGTTGTGCATTTCTACAAGTTGATTAAGTTGTTTCAATTGGGCGTCTTTGCCTTGTGATGCCACTGCTTCTAACACAGCAGGTACATGGTTAAAAGACCAAAGATTCattacaacaaattttcttcctCCATTCTTATAGATTTCCTGTTCAATGTTAAACCAACAGAGTATTATTAGAAACAGGGGAAATCAAAATCTCAACACATAGGGAAATCCATTGCTTTACTTTTATGACAGAGGTCAAGTTCCCAATCACCAAATCAACATATTCTTCGATTGAATAGGAATCGAAAAGCTTGGAATCCGAGGCAAACGTACGATAATCGTTTGTCCCAACTGAGATCAGGTAGACAGCCCTTGATAGTAATGTCTTTGCTTGTGTCTTTCCAAGTTGCTTTCTCAATATCTTTTCCACTTTCTTGAAACTCCTTGCCTGAGTTTTGAGGCTTATTACCTCCCAACAGATCAACAATACATGTGTGAATATCTTACTTGAAATAGATGGAGCAAATTCCAATACTGACCTCCTAATAGTAAAATTTCTGTCATGATCATAATCTAACTTTGTGAATGAATTGATATTTGACTACATCTGTTTTGTCAAAGATGTGGACCTGAGTACCAAACAACTTACTAAACTAAACTACTCAACTTCTTGTTTCAAACgtcattaaatataatttttaatgtatccaaaagtaacaaattttgtaGAAATGAAAGTGAACAAGGAAAGAAAGTATTACTAATCCTCGATTGATTTCATCAAGTGCCCCTGCTCCTCCTGATGCAAAATTTATGCCATCAATGTAACGCTTATTCCCAGGATAAAGATATGGAAGAAGCAACTGTAAGTTTGCATATTGAGCTGCCAACCAacagaaaagcaaaaagaagaaaaaaatgtctagTTTGACGATTGAAGAAGAATAGATAAAAGGGTTATTCAGAAAAGAGATGGAAATGATTGGTACCAAAGAAATCTGGAACAACTCTGCCATCAGACCATCTTCCAGAGGGATATTTGAAGAAAGTTAGACCATAAGGAGGGTAATTTGATTGGGCAATGGAATTGGTATTGATGTAGTTATTGTTTCCAATATCAACTATTGAATCCCCGAAAACGAAAAGAGGCACATTATGATCCTGCCTGCAAACGCTAATACAATCACCAACACTAAAAAAGatgaacaacaacaataaacataaacacaaatcttttaaattcGCCATGTGTTGTCATAAATTGGGTTcacaaatattacaatttatttataacgAGAAGAAAGCAAATTTTAAATGCTTGTGATCATGACCTGTGAATGACACATTTGGTTGAAGTTTCAAATTCAGAGGTGATGTTTTGTCGTTTGCAAGGAAAAGTCATTCTTGATCACCAAGCCACATGTGCACAAATTCTCTATTTTGTAttgatttcaagaaaaaacaaatctcCACTTTGACAATTTGAAAtagtaatttcattttaaaaagttaaaaaattaaagccttaaacatatattcataagaaattttagttattagttCTAACATATTTTAATACTCTATCATTAACATCATAGATATAAATCTTATCAAGCCTTGAACATATATTGTGAAGCAAAATAAACGTGCTACACAATCTTTAAAAATGGTACCATTTGAAGTTTCCATAGATTTACAGTGTGTTGAGTAAATAAGtttaagtttattattattaaaaaaaatatttgaattcattcCAAGATATCGTGTATTCCATcgatattaaattaatttattcgAATTAGTGTATTCTATCcctaataaactaattttaattaaattaaaaagtatgtttttTAAGTCACTCTCACATCAaccattaatatattttagaatcaTGGAGTTGTGAAAAATTAATGCCAACATAGATTATTTGggagttttaaaattaatgtttaaaaactatgaaataaaaaaaatgttaataactTGATAAAATTCACTAAAAAATAGACCTGTTGGCTCAAAGATAGACAATTTTGATCACAAAGTTAATGTTAAGATTTACATGAACACAACTTTGTGGCAGATGCGAAGGTGTGACCTTCTATGAATTGTCATGGGCAAGTCCAAGTAGGAGACATCTAATATATAATCTCCCGAAAACCCAATTTGGCGAGGGATAAGTACAACgttgtaattatttaattgtgaaTTATCTTTCATAGACACATTGTCTCTAAATGTAGGTGTTGTATCACTGAAGCAGTACAATAATTTTGGCATCTGCTGACGCAGAGCAACGTGGGCATATCTTAAGAAAAATGTCGAAAAAGGTCTTTTACCCACAATAATCATCATGTAGGAAAAAATAGACTTTCTAGCATCGTTTGTTTCGTGGATAAAAACTACTTCTACCaacgaaaatatttttattggcaaaaagaaaatttctccTCATGCTAAATTCATCGgcataagtatatatatatatatatgcatgtgtcaaatatttttcttgcatagaaatttgattgttgGCCACAGATGATGTGTCGATAgataatatttgtttcttttttgccCATGCATAAAAAGTCGCTAGAGCTTTCTAGCTGCCAACATATTTCTAGCCACACAAAAAAcatggtaattttttttttaatttttcacatttatgaTTGATATTGTATGCTTCtagattaattttcaaatatagaatgAATTTCCTggctataacaaaatatatcgAACGttgcaacaaaaaatttaaaaatgaaaatattttcaaccattaATACTTTGTTAAAATATGACAAACCATAATTCATTAGTGTGTCAAGATACATGAGCTATATTAATCTTGATTTTCACAATaccaaaatgaacaaaaaaaaaaaaaaattaaatacaaagaaaattgttagctCATAAAgtcttaaaataattagtaattctctcattcaaattaaactacgtaaatttgaaaaagaaacattaaaatgattttaataagaACATACTAAATCTTAACTACTTGTTTCAAATgaatcaaatatcaaaataaataagtaaaattacATACTTTAACACAAATGATTCATAAAGTGTAAAaccatccaaaaaaaaattacttatgtaatttaagacaaaaaaaaattatcaaatatgtttaaaatcatctaaaaatctaaaaaatgtcCTAAAGAGTGTTAAAACCGACCGACGAACAAACAACTTAACGTGATTACCAAACTCAAAACCactacaaaatatatatatataaggtgTCTACATGATAATCCAACAAAGCATccaaaaagctaaaaaaaagtgtcataCGCTTTAAAGTGAAGGTTAAAACAAGATGCAAATGGCCTAAGTGTGACTTTTAGACCAAAAATCAACCTATTGTAGTTGATGGATATTCAAACTTAATATCAATGTGAACCGAAAATGTTGGTTAAAAGTgtgaaaatatgaatatagctctaaaaacaagttaaaaagTGTATAGGTAATACTTTA of the Cucumis sativus cultivar 9930 chromosome 3, Cucumber_9930_V3, whole genome shotgun sequence genome contains:
- the LOC101206778 gene encoding GDSL esterase/lipase 1 yields the protein MANLKDLCLCLLLLFIFFSVGDCISVCRQDHNVPLFVFGDSIVDIGNNNYINTNSIAQSNYPPYGLTFFKYPSGRWSDGRVVPDFFAQYANLQLLLPYLYPGNKRYIDGINFASGGAGALDEINRGLVISLKTQARSFKKVEKILRKQLGKTQAKTLLSRAVYLISVGTNDYRTFASDSKLFDSYSIEEYVDLVIGNLTSVIKEIYKNGGRKFVVMNLWSFNHVPAVLEAVASQGKDAQLKQLNQLVEMHNKQLYKALQKLTTELQGFRYSYVDSYKVFEEITTNPAKHGLKEVKSACCGSGIYRGIQSCGGKGDVKEYELCKNPKEHLFFDSNHGSEKAYQILAEMAWNGDSNTSTPVNVKSLFLS